A genomic window from Candidatus Diapherotrites archaeon includes:
- a CDS encoding type II secretion system F family protein — protein sequence MSADIGIPVLREIQDAFETQFRYLGMRISSRKFVINIVLMAFVLGVLSTIITSIFLQWNIILVFLGAAVVSLGFIGATYLLLDLQTEGRGSQVEKILPDALQLIASNIKSGLTTERALLVSARPEFGPLETELKRVSTRILSGMPVEKAILEIPRHIKSTLVERTVWLLARGISSGGEIADLLLQLSRNLRTQLALQSEARASISIYLILIFFSAAFGGPALYAVSSFIVQVMASQISSTPQVDPGVLAQAGSRFSGLSGFISGQGEIVDPQFIVLFAQIMLFVGGIFASLILGAIATGREKDGVKYIPVVLLFSFGLFYLVRFVLVAAFGDLLL from the coding sequence ATGTCGGCTGACATTGGCATTCCCGTATTGCGGGAAATACAAGATGCGTTTGAAACGCAGTTCCGCTACCTCGGCATGCGGATATCTTCTCGAAAATTTGTCATCAACATCGTCCTGATGGCCTTCGTATTAGGGGTGCTATCTACCATTATCACCTCCATTTTCCTCCAATGGAATATCATCCTCGTCTTCTTAGGAGCGGCCGTTGTATCCCTAGGGTTCATCGGCGCGACCTACCTTTTGCTCGATCTCCAAACGGAGGGGCGGGGCAGCCAAGTCGAAAAAATCCTTCCCGATGCGCTGCAACTCATCGCGAGCAACATCAAATCAGGGTTAACCACGGAACGCGCCCTCCTGGTGTCGGCGCGCCCCGAATTCGGGCCATTGGAAACCGAACTGAAACGGGTATCCACCCGCATCCTCTCGGGAATGCCAGTGGAGAAAGCCATTCTGGAGATTCCCCGCCACATCAAATCAACATTAGTTGAGCGTACCGTCTGGCTGCTCGCCCGAGGCATTTCTTCTGGGGGGGAAATAGCGGATCTCCTCTTACAACTTTCTCGCAACCTCCGCACCCAATTGGCGTTGCAGAGCGAGGCCCGCGCCTCCATTTCTATTTATCTAATTCTCATCTTCTTCTCCGCGGCATTCGGGGGACCCGCGCTGTATGCGGTGTCGTCGTTCATTGTGCAGGTCATGGCCTCCCAGATATCATCCACCCCGCAAGTAGACCCAGGGGTGCTCGCCCAAGCGGGATCGCGCTTCTCTGGATTGAGTGGGTTTATCAGCGGGCAAGGAGAGATAGTTGATCCCCAATTCATCGTCTTGTTCGCCCAAATCATGCTCTTCGTAGGAGGCATATTCGCCTCGCTCATATTGGGGGCCATCGCCACCGGAAGAGAAAAGGACGGGGTGAAATACATCCCCGTGGTACTGCTTTTCTCATTCGGCCTATTTTATCTTGTACGGTTCGTCCTGGTGGCGGCTTTCGGGGATCTGCTGCTTTAG